The genomic DNA GATTGATTGTAAAGGCAAATGAATTATTTAAAAAGGCAGAAGAATCTCAAAGAAATGGAAATTGGGCAGAGTATGGGAAATACATTGATGAATTAAGAGGAGTTTTAGAAAAATTAAATCAAATGTAAAAGGGAATCCTATGGATTCCCTGATCTTGTAGACAAAGTCATAAAAAACGTCACTGATTTTCAAATTTGGAAAATATAAAGAAACGCTCGAAAATAGCATTACAAACTCGCTATGTTCAAACAGTGTAATGCTAATCATTTTCTTACTTATTCTATATTTTCACAAATTCTCAATAAATGTTCCGCATTTTATGACTTTGCTAAAATATACTTTGTATTTAGTATAAAAGGGAATCCTATGGATTCCCTTTTAACTATATAAATAGAAAAATACTTAAAAGCTGTTGATAGACCATTTGAATAGGAGGCCCCATAATTTTGTCTATCATATTGGTAATAATCAGTAGTGCTAAAATAAATCTTCCTTTTGAAGCAATTTCATAATAGATAGGTTTATCCTTCATCCCTAATATTCCAAATAAAATATGAGATCCATCTAGTGGCGGAATAGGAAGAAGGTTAAATACAAATAAAACTACATTGATCCATACAGTGTAATCAAAAACTTCCATGAAAGTATTGTAAAAGTTACCTAACAAGGTAGCTGGAGTAATTTTCATAATGGTAAGAAAAAATATTGCAATGAGTAAATTCATCGCAGGGCCAGCTAAAGATACTAAAATATCATCTCTTTTGGGATTTTTAAAATTATTTTCATTAATATGAACAGGCTTTGCCCATCCAAAACCAGCTAAAAGAATAAATAAAAATCCGAAAGGGTCGATATGTACGCCTGGATTTAAAGAAAGCCTTCCTTCATCTTGTGGAGTATGATCTCCTAACCAAACAGCTACTTGTGCATGAGCATACTCATGAAAGGCAAATCCTATAATGATACCAGGAATAATTAAAAGTGTTTGTCTAATATCCATTCATTTCCTCCTTTATTGGACCAAAGTATATGTATATATTATACCAAAAGATAAGATTGAAAAACACTTGCTTATGAAAAAACATATATTTTCATGAGAGGACATGACAAAGTCTATTTTAGGAGTTGAAGAATTTATAAATATTGTTTATAATATACTCAAAATATAAAATTGCAATAAAGGCAGAGTAGGTATTTGTGCGTCAAGTGCTAAAAGAACGGGAAGTTGTCTTTTAGACGAAGAGCAAAATTTAGCTTGCGATACATTCACCGCATTCCGCTGCCGCAAAAGGGTTTATTCTTTCTTTTGCCGGCATATTGCAGGAAAAGGAGGAGTAAAATGAAAAAGTCACAGAAGTTAGTGTATTTGAGTTTACTAGTATCCATAGAGATTGTGCTAACTAGGTTTTTTGCTATTGAAACCCCTATTATTAGAATTGGGTTTGGTTTTTTACCTGTAGCTATGTGTGGAGCTATATTTGGACCAGTTTCAGCAGGACTAACTGCAGCAGTAGCAGATATTTTGGGAATGATGATTTTTCCAAAGGGGGCTTATTTTCCAGGTTTTACTTTAAGCGCTTTTTTGGGAGGAAC from Inediibacterium massiliense includes the following:
- a CDS encoding site-2 protease family protein, translated to MDIRQTLLIIPGIIIGFAFHEYAHAQVAVWLGDHTPQDEGRLSLNPGVHIDPFGFLFILLAGFGWAKPVHINENNFKNPKRDDILVSLAGPAMNLLIAIFFLTIMKITPATLLGNFYNTFMEVFDYTVWINVVLFVFNLLPIPPLDGSHILFGILGMKDKPIYYEIASKGRFILALLIITNMIDKIMGPPIQMVYQQLLSIFLFI